A window from Zingiber officinale cultivar Zhangliang chromosome 7A, Zo_v1.1, whole genome shotgun sequence encodes these proteins:
- the LOC122000719 gene encoding myb-related protein 308-like — protein sequence MGRSPCCEKAHTNKGAWTKEEDQLLVAYIKVHGEGCWRSLPKAAGLQRCGKSCRLRWINYLRPDLKRGNFTEEEDELIIKLHGVLGNKWSVIAGRLPGRTDNEIKNYWNTHVKRKLIARGLDPRTHLPINGGSEPSSLSSDRRTALALSKDESSAEDRQSSDLNLNLAISLPRASPKSSSASSEDLLSEAEAAPASVHARTICFCYHLGYRASEACSCHTSYGDNFGCLYRPLRERQQPT from the exons ATGGGCAGATCTCCTTGCTGCGAGAAGGCGCACACCAACAAAGGAGCATGGACCAAGGAGGAAGACCAGTTGCTCGTTGCCTACATCAAAGTCCATGGCGAAGGCTGCTGGAGATCTCTCCCTAAAGCTGCAG GTCTTCAAAGGTGCGGCAAGAGTTGTCGGCTCCGGTGGATAAACTACCTCCGGCCGGACCTCAAGCGCGGCAACTTCACCGAGGAAGAGGACGAGCTCATCATCAAACTCCACGGCGTGCTCGGTAACAA ATGGTCAGTGATAGCCGGCCGATTACCCGGGagaaccgacaacgagatcaagAACTACTGGAACACCCACGTCAAGCGCAAGCTCATCGCTCGAGGGCTGGACCCCCGAACACACCTTCCGATCAACGGCGGTTCCGAACCCTCCTCCCTTTCGTCCGACCGGCGAACGGCCTTAGCGTTGTCCAAAGACGAGTCGTCCGCAGAAGACAGGCAGAGCAGCGACCTCAACCTCAACCTCGCCATTAGCCTTCCTCGCGCCTCTCCCAAGTCCTCCTCCGCTTCGTCGGAGGATTTGCTTTCGGAAGCAGAGGCCGCTCCGGCGTCTGTTCACGCCCGAACTATTTGCTTCTGCTACCATCTCGGTTACCGAGCGAGCGAGGCCTGTAGCTGCCACACGAGTTACGGCGACAATTTTGGTTGCCTTTATCGGCCTCTCAGAGAAAGGCAGCAGCCTACTTGA